In Cupriavidus basilensis, one genomic interval encodes:
- the aceE gene encoding pyruvate dehydrogenase (acetyl-transferring), homodimeric type, whose amino-acid sequence MSAVPEQILGASSANDADPQETHEWLDALQGVIAAEGTDRAAFLIDKQIEYARVNGVTQPFHAETQYINTIPVEQQARIPGDQDIEHRIRSYTRWNAMAMVLRANKHTNVGGHISSFASAATLYDVGYNHFWHAPSEKHGGDLVFVQGHSAPGVYSRAFLLGRLSKEQLDSFRQEVDGKGISSYPHPWLMPDFWQFPTVSMGLGPIMAIYQARFMKYLHSRGLVQTEGRKVWAFLGDGETDEPESLGAIGMAGREKLDNLVFVINCNLQRLDGPVRGNGKIIQELESEFRGAGWNVIKVVWGSRWDQLLARDHKGLLMKRMMDCVDGEYQTFKAKDGAYVREHFFNTPELKAMVADWSDEDIWRLNRGGHDPHKIYAAYSAANEHKGQPTLILAKTIKGYGMGDAGQAMNISHQQKKMPVDAIRRFRDQFNIPVSDDKIEEVPYITFEEGSKELEYMRARRMELGGYLPARRQKAEALKVPELSAFDALLKATSEGREVSTTMAFVRILNTLLKDKQIGKHVVPIVPDESRTFGMEGLFRQIGIWNQQGQKYVPEDHDQLMFYKESQTGQVLQEGINEAGAMCDWIAAATSYSTHGIQMIPFYIYYSMFGIQRIGDLCWAAADMRSRGFLLGGTSGRTTLNGEGLQHEDGHSHVFHAVIPNCISYDPTFQYELAVIMQDGLRRMYAEQEDVYYYLTVMNENYEHPEMPAGVEGDIVKGMYQFRKGVENSNAPRVQLLGSGTIFREVIAAADLLKKDWGVESDLWGCPSFTELAREGHDVERWNLLHPTEPQRESHVTKSLKSVRGPVIASTDYVRAFVDQIRPFVPRRFVVLGTDGFGRSDTREKLRHFFEVDRHWVTLAALKALADEGAIGRDKVAEAIKKYNLDPNKPNPMSV is encoded by the coding sequence ATGTCAGCTGTACCAGAGCAGATCCTCGGCGCAAGCAGCGCCAACGACGCCGATCCCCAGGAAACCCACGAGTGGCTTGATGCCCTGCAGGGCGTGATCGCCGCCGAAGGCACCGACAGGGCCGCCTTCCTGATCGACAAGCAGATCGAATACGCACGCGTGAACGGCGTCACCCAGCCGTTCCACGCTGAAACGCAGTACATCAACACCATCCCGGTGGAGCAGCAGGCCCGCATTCCCGGCGACCAGGACATCGAGCACCGCATCCGCTCGTACACCCGCTGGAACGCCATGGCGATGGTGCTGCGCGCCAACAAGCACACCAACGTTGGCGGCCATATTTCCTCGTTTGCCTCGGCGGCCACGCTGTATGACGTCGGCTACAACCACTTCTGGCACGCCCCGTCCGAGAAACACGGCGGCGACCTGGTGTTCGTGCAGGGCCACTCGGCCCCGGGCGTGTATTCGCGCGCCTTCCTGCTCGGCCGCCTGAGCAAGGAACAGCTCGACAGCTTCCGCCAGGAAGTCGACGGCAAGGGCATCTCGTCCTATCCGCACCCGTGGCTGATGCCGGACTTCTGGCAGTTCCCGACGGTGTCGATGGGCCTGGGCCCGATCATGGCGATCTACCAGGCCCGCTTCATGAAGTACCTGCATAGCCGCGGCCTGGTGCAGACCGAAGGCCGCAAGGTCTGGGCCTTCCTGGGCGACGGCGAGACCGACGAGCCGGAATCGCTGGGCGCGATCGGCATGGCCGGGCGCGAGAAGCTGGACAACCTGGTGTTCGTGATCAACTGCAACCTGCAGCGCCTGGATGGCCCGGTGCGCGGCAACGGCAAGATCATCCAGGAACTCGAATCCGAGTTCCGCGGCGCCGGCTGGAACGTGATCAAGGTGGTGTGGGGCAGCCGCTGGGACCAGCTGCTGGCACGCGACCACAAGGGCCTGCTGATGAAGCGCATGATGGATTGCGTGGACGGCGAGTACCAGACCTTCAAGGCCAAGGATGGCGCCTACGTGCGCGAGCATTTCTTCAATACCCCTGAGCTCAAGGCGATGGTGGCCGACTGGTCCGACGAGGACATCTGGCGCCTGAACCGCGGCGGCCATGACCCGCACAAGATCTATGCCGCCTACAGCGCCGCCAACGAGCATAAGGGTCAGCCCACGCTGATCCTGGCCAAGACCATCAAGGGCTATGGCATGGGCGACGCCGGCCAGGCCATGAACATCAGCCACCAGCAAAAGAAGATGCCGGTGGACGCGATCCGCCGCTTCCGCGACCAGTTCAACATCCCGGTCTCCGACGACAAGATCGAGGAAGTGCCGTACATCACCTTCGAGGAAGGCTCGAAGGAACTGGAATACATGCGCGCCCGCCGCATGGAGCTGGGCGGCTACCTGCCGGCCCGCCGCCAGAAGGCAGAAGCCCTGAAGGTGCCTGAGCTGTCCGCCTTCGACGCGCTGCTCAAGGCCACCAGCGAAGGCCGTGAAGTGTCCACCACCATGGCCTTCGTACGGATCCTGAACACGCTGCTCAAGGACAAGCAGATCGGCAAGCACGTGGTGCCCATCGTGCCCGACGAGTCGCGCACCTTCGGCATGGAAGGCCTGTTCCGCCAGATCGGCATCTGGAACCAGCAAGGCCAGAAGTACGTGCCGGAAGACCACGACCAGCTGATGTTCTACAAGGAATCGCAGACTGGCCAGGTGCTGCAGGAAGGCATCAATGAAGCCGGCGCCATGTGCGACTGGATCGCCGCCGCCACGTCGTACTCGACGCACGGCATCCAGATGATCCCGTTCTACATCTATTACTCGATGTTCGGCATCCAGCGTATCGGCGACCTGTGCTGGGCGGCCGCCGACATGCGCTCGCGCGGCTTCCTGCTGGGCGGCACCTCGGGCCGCACCACGCTCAACGGCGAAGGCCTGCAGCACGAAGACGGCCACTCGCATGTGTTCCATGCCGTGATCCCGAACTGCATCTCGTATGACCCGACCTTCCAGTACGAGCTGGCGGTGATCATGCAGGACGGCCTGCGCCGCATGTACGCCGAGCAGGAAGACGTCTACTACTACCTGACGGTGATGAACGAGAACTACGAGCATCCGGAAATGCCGGCTGGCGTAGAGGGCGACATCGTCAAGGGCATGTACCAGTTCAGGAAGGGCGTGGAAAACAGCAATGCGCCGCGCGTGCAACTGCTGGGTTCGGGCACGATCTTCCGCGAGGTGATCGCCGCTGCCGACCTGCTCAAGAAGGACTGGGGCGTGGAGTCGGACCTGTGGGGCTGCCCGAGCTTTACCGAACTGGCCCGCGAAGGCCACGACGTGGAGCGTTGGAACCTGCTGCACCCGACCGAGCCGCAACGCGAGTCGCACGTGACCAAGAGCCTCAAGTCGGTGCGCGGCCCGGTGATCGCCTCGACCGACTATGTGCGCGCCTTTGTCGACCAGATCCGTCCCTTCGTGCCGCGCCGTTTCGTGGTGCTGGGCACCGATGGTTTTGGCCGCTCGGACACCCGCGAGAAGCTGCGTCACTTCTTTGAGGTGGATCGTCACTGGGTGACGCTGGCAGCACTGAAGGCGCTGGCAGACGAAGGTGCCATCGGTCGCGACAAGGTGGCCGAAGCCATCAAGAAGTACAACCTCGACCCCAACAAGCCGAACCCGATGTCGGTCTAA
- the aceF gene encoding dihydrolipoyllysine-residue acetyltransferase: MSQAIEIKVPDIGDYDAVPVIEVHVKPGDTINAEDALVTLESDKATMDVPSPQGGTVKEVRIKIGDNVAEGTVLVMLEPAGQAASAPAPAAAAPAAAPAPAPTPAPAPAAASAPAPAAAAGPVEVKVPDIGDYDSVPVIEVHVKPGDTINAEDALVTLESDKATMDVPSPAAGVVKEVRIKVGDNVAEGTLILILEGAAGAPASAPAAAAPAAAPAAAAAPAPAPVASAPAPVPAAAPAAAAPVAGVTGTAAHASPSVRKFARELGVDVSRVPGTGPKGRITQDDVQAYVKGVMSGHAAAPAKAAAAPAGGGELNLLPWPKVDFTRFGEIESKPLSRIKKLSGANLHRNWVMIPHVTNHDEADITELEAFRVQLNKEYEKQGVKVTMLAFMIKAAVAALKKFPNFNASLDGENLVLKQYFNIGFAADTPNGLVVPVIKNADKKGVIEIGQEMNELAKLARDGKLKPDQMQGGCFSISSLGGIGGTYFTPIINAPEVAIMGVCKSYQKPVWDGKQFVPRLTLPLSLSWDHRVIDGAEAARFNTYFGQLLADFRRILL, encoded by the coding sequence ATGAGTCAAGCGATTGAAATCAAGGTGCCGGATATCGGCGATTACGACGCCGTTCCCGTCATCGAAGTGCACGTGAAACCGGGCGACACCATCAACGCGGAAGACGCGCTGGTGACGCTGGAATCGGACAAGGCCACGATGGACGTGCCTTCGCCCCAGGGCGGCACCGTCAAGGAAGTCAGGATCAAGATTGGCGACAACGTCGCCGAAGGCACCGTGCTGGTGATGCTGGAGCCCGCCGGCCAGGCTGCCTCCGCGCCCGCCCCGGCCGCAGCCGCACCGGCTGCCGCGCCGGCCCCCGCCCCGACGCCGGCTCCGGCCCCGGCGGCAGCCAGCGCTCCCGCGCCGGCCGCTGCAGCCGGCCCGGTCGAGGTCAAGGTGCCGGACATCGGTGACTACGACTCGGTCCCGGTGATCGAAGTCCACGTCAAGCCGGGCGACACCATCAACGCCGAAGACGCGCTCGTGACGCTGGAGTCCGACAAGGCCACCATGGACGTGCCGTCGCCGGCCGCCGGCGTGGTCAAGGAAGTCCGGATCAAGGTCGGTGACAACGTCGCCGAAGGCACGCTGATCCTGATTCTCGAAGGCGCCGCCGGTGCTCCGGCCAGCGCGCCTGCCGCTGCCGCACCGGCTGCTGCCCCGGCTGCCGCTGCCGCTCCGGCTCCCGCACCTGTAGCCAGCGCCCCGGCTCCGGTCCCCGCAGCCGCGCCCGCCGCGGCTGCTCCGGTAGCCGGCGTGACCGGCACCGCTGCCCATGCCAGCCCCTCCGTGCGCAAGTTCGCGCGCGAACTGGGTGTGGATGTGTCGCGCGTGCCGGGCACCGGCCCCAAGGGACGGATCACCCAGGACGACGTGCAGGCCTACGTCAAGGGCGTGATGAGCGGTCATGCCGCAGCGCCGGCAAAGGCTGCCGCTGCCCCGGCTGGTGGTGGCGAACTGAACCTGCTGCCGTGGCCGAAGGTGGACTTCACCCGTTTCGGCGAGATCGAAAGCAAGCCACTGTCGCGCATCAAGAAGCTCTCGGGCGCGAACCTGCATCGCAACTGGGTGATGATTCCCCACGTCACCAATCACGACGAGGCCGACATCACCGAGCTGGAAGCCTTCCGCGTGCAGCTCAACAAGGAATACGAGAAGCAAGGCGTCAAGGTCACCATGCTGGCCTTCATGATCAAGGCCGCCGTCGCCGCGCTGAAGAAATTCCCGAATTTCAACGCTTCGCTCGATGGCGAGAACCTGGTGCTGAAGCAGTATTTCAACATTGGTTTCGCCGCTGACACGCCGAACGGCCTGGTTGTGCCGGTGATCAAGAACGCCGACAAGAAGGGCGTGATCGAGATCGGCCAGGAAATGAACGAACTGGCCAAGCTGGCGCGCGACGGCAAGCTCAAGCCGGACCAGATGCAAGGCGGCTGCTTCTCGATCTCCTCGCTGGGCGGCATCGGCGGCACGTATTTCACGCCGATCATCAACGCGCCGGAAGTGGCCATCATGGGCGTGTGCAAGTCGTACCAGAAGCCGGTGTGGGATGGTAAGCAGTTCGTGCCACGGCTGACGCTGCCGCTGTCGCTGTCGTGGGATCACCGCGTCATCGACGGTGCGGAAGCGGCTCGCTTCAACACCTATTTCGGTCAGTTGCTGGCCGATTTCCGCCGCATCCTGCTGTAA
- a CDS encoding MFS transporter gives MTTCVVVKKAGEVAIAADALVTFGDTRLTRAYERNQKVFPVGDSFVALAGTTAHFPVMRSLLAGLGEDCRLGSRDDVFRTFLKVHEKLKNEYFINTKEDEDDPYESSQIVCLIANPAGIFGVYSYREVFSFDRFWGIGSGRNYALGAMHAVYDQPGLAAREIARIGVDAGVEFDKSSAGPVEVQVVQLADMAGDGATNNDGAPRI, from the coding sequence ATGACTACCTGCGTTGTCGTCAAGAAGGCCGGCGAAGTGGCGATTGCCGCCGACGCGCTGGTGACGTTTGGCGACACCCGGCTCACGCGCGCCTACGAGCGCAACCAGAAGGTGTTCCCGGTGGGTGACAGCTTCGTGGCGCTTGCCGGCACCACCGCGCACTTCCCGGTCATGCGCAGCCTGTTGGCGGGGCTGGGCGAGGATTGCCGGCTGGGTTCGCGCGATGACGTCTTCCGGACCTTCCTCAAGGTGCATGAAAAACTCAAGAACGAGTATTTCATCAACACCAAGGAGGACGAGGACGATCCTTACGAGTCCTCGCAGATCGTCTGCCTGATTGCCAATCCGGCCGGCATTTTCGGCGTGTATTCGTACCGCGAAGTCTTCTCGTTCGATCGCTTCTGGGGCATTGGCTCGGGGCGCAACTACGCGTTGGGCGCCATGCACGCGGTCTACGACCAGCCGGGCCTGGCCGCCCGCGAGATTGCGCGCATCGGGGTGGATGCAGGGGTGGAGTTCGACAAAAGTTCGGCAGGCCCGGTCGAGGTGCAGGTGGTGCAACTGGCTGACATGGCTGGCGACGGAGCAACCAATAACGATGGCGCGCCCCGCATCTGA
- the lpdA gene encoding dihydrolipoyl dehydrogenase: protein MSVIEVQVPDIGDFDAVEVIEVLVKAGDTVEQEQSLIVLESDKASMDVPSSAAGKVVEVRIKVGDKVAKGAVICTLESEAAAKPAAAPVPAPAPAQVSAPVAAAAPAPVAAAHAGSADITCDMLVLGAGPGGYSAAFRSADLGMNTVLVERYSTLGGVCLNVGCIPSKALLHNAAVIDEAKALAAHGILFGEAKIDLDGLRHYKETVVGKLTGGLAGMAKARKVQVVRGIGTFLDPHHLEVQETEGDAKATTGKKTVIRFEKAVIAAGSQAVKLPFIPEDPRIVDSTGALELPEVPNKMLVIGGGIIGLEMATVYSTLGASIDVVEMLDGLMQGADRDLVKVWDKMNKKRFDKVMLKTKTVGVEAKPDGIYVKFEGEQAPAEPQRYDLVLVSVGRVPNGKRIGAEKAGVAVTDRGFIDVDKQMRTNVPHIFAIGDIVGQPMLAHKAVHEAHVAAEAAHGEKAYFDVKQIPSVAYTDPEVAWAGVTEDQCKAQGIKYGKSVFPWAASGRAIANGRDEGFTKLIFDEETHRIIGGGIVGMHAGDLISEVCLAIEMGADAVDIGKTIHPHPTLGESIGMAAEIYEGVCTDVPPPRKR from the coding sequence ATGAGTGTGATCGAAGTCCAGGTGCCGGATATCGGCGATTTCGACGCGGTGGAAGTCATCGAGGTGCTGGTCAAGGCTGGCGATACGGTCGAGCAGGAGCAATCGCTGATCGTGCTCGAGTCCGACAAGGCCAGCATGGATGTGCCGTCGTCCGCCGCCGGCAAGGTGGTGGAGGTGCGCATCAAGGTGGGCGACAAGGTTGCCAAGGGTGCCGTCATCTGCACGCTGGAGAGCGAAGCCGCAGCCAAGCCGGCCGCCGCGCCGGTCCCTGCGCCCGCGCCTGCGCAGGTATCGGCGCCTGTCGCGGCCGCGGCTCCGGCTCCCGTGGCCGCCGCGCATGCAGGCAGCGCGGATATTACCTGCGACATGCTGGTGCTCGGCGCCGGCCCTGGTGGCTACTCGGCCGCCTTCCGCAGCGCCGATCTCGGCATGAACACCGTGCTGGTCGAACGCTACAGCACGCTCGGCGGCGTCTGCCTGAACGTGGGCTGCATCCCCTCCAAGGCGCTGCTGCACAACGCCGCCGTGATCGACGAAGCCAAGGCCCTGGCGGCCCACGGCATCCTGTTCGGGGAGGCCAAGATCGACCTCGACGGGCTGCGCCACTACAAGGAAACCGTGGTCGGCAAGCTGACCGGCGGCCTGGCCGGCATGGCCAAGGCGCGCAAGGTACAGGTCGTGCGCGGTATCGGCACCTTCCTCGATCCGCATCACCTCGAGGTGCAGGAAACCGAAGGTGACGCCAAGGCGACGACAGGCAAGAAGACGGTGATCCGCTTCGAAAAAGCCGTCATCGCCGCCGGCAGCCAGGCGGTCAAGTTGCCTTTCATCCCCGAGGACCCGCGCATCGTCGACTCCACCGGTGCGCTGGAACTGCCGGAAGTGCCCAACAAGATGCTGGTCATTGGCGGCGGCATCATCGGGCTGGAAATGGCCACCGTGTACAGCACGCTGGGCGCCAGCATCGACGTGGTGGAAATGCTTGATGGCCTGATGCAGGGTGCCGACCGCGACCTGGTCAAGGTCTGGGACAAGATGAACAAGAAGCGCTTCGACAAGGTCATGCTCAAGACCAAGACGGTCGGCGTGGAAGCGAAGCCGGACGGCATCTACGTCAAGTTCGAAGGCGAGCAGGCGCCGGCCGAGCCGCAACGCTACGACCTGGTGCTGGTGTCGGTGGGCCGCGTGCCCAACGGCAAGCGCATCGGCGCGGAGAAGGCGGGGGTGGCGGTCACGGATCGCGGCTTTATCGACGTCGACAAGCAGATGCGCACCAATGTGCCGCACATCTTCGCTATCGGCGACATCGTCGGCCAGCCCATGCTGGCCCACAAGGCGGTGCACGAAGCGCACGTGGCAGCGGAAGCCGCGCACGGCGAGAAGGCTTACTTTGACGTCAAGCAGATCCCGTCAGTGGCCTACACCGATCCGGAGGTGGCCTGGGCGGGCGTGACCGAAGACCAGTGCAAGGCGCAGGGGATCAAGTACGGCAAGAGCGTGTTCCCGTGGGCAGCATCGGGCCGTGCCATTGCCAATGGCCGCGACGAAGGCTTTACCAAGCTGATCTTCGACGAGGAAACCCACCGGATCATCGGTGGCGGCATCGTCGGCATGCATGCAGGCGACCTGATCAGCGAAGTCTGCCTGGCAATCGAGATGGGTGCCGATGCAGTGGATATCGGCAAGACCATCCACCCGCACCCGACGCTGGGCGAATCCATCGGCATGGCAGCCGAGATCTACGAAGGTGTCTGCACCGACGTCCCGCCGCCGCGCAAGCGCTAA
- the phaP1 gene encoding TIGR01841 family phasin PhaP1: MSFTPEQVAAAQKANLETLFGLTTKAFEGIEKLVELNLQVVKATFAENVDNAKKALSAKDAQEFLALQTSLVQPVAEKALAYSRHVYEIASETQAEFTKVAEAQLAENSKKVQTLVENLAKNAPAGSESTVAIVKSAISAANNAYESVQKATKQAVEIAETNFQAAASAATKAAQQASATARTATKKATTAA; encoded by the coding sequence ATGAGCTTCACCCCGGAACAAGTCGCCGCAGCGCAAAAAGCCAACCTCGAAACCCTGTTTGGCCTGACCACCAAAGCTTTTGAAGGCATCGAAAAGCTGGTCGAGCTGAACCTGCAAGTCGTCAAGGCCACGTTCGCTGAAAACGTGGACAACGCCAAGAAGGCCCTCTCGGCCAAGGACGCCCAGGAATTCCTGGCTCTCCAGACCTCGCTGGTCCAGCCGGTTGCCGAAAAGGCCCTGGCGTACAGCCGCCACGTGTACGAAATCGCCTCGGAAACCCAGGCTGAATTCACCAAGGTCGCCGAAGCCCAACTGGCCGAGAACTCGAAGAAGGTGCAAACCCTGGTCGAGAACCTCGCCAAGAACGCCCCGGCCGGCTCCGAGTCGACCGTTGCCATCGTGAAGTCCGCGATCAGCGCCGCCAACAACGCTTACGAGTCGGTCCAGAAGGCCACCAAGCAAGCTGTTGAAATCGCTGAGACCAACTTCCAGGCAGCCGCCAGCGCCGCCACCAAGGCCGCACAGCAAGCCAGCGCCACGGCTCGCACCGCGACCAAGAAGGCCACCACCGCCGCCTGA
- a CDS encoding histone deacetylase has protein sequence MLAFYADHFVLPLPEGHRFPMRKYSMLRETVERDVPGLVLVEAPRAGDDALLLAHTPAYVASVSRGELDPARQREIGFPWSDAMVERSRRSAGATIEACRVALREGISVNLAGGTHHAYADKGGGFCVFNDAAISARQLRGDGRVVRVAVVDLDVHQGNGTASILRDDPFVFTLSLHGEKNYPFRKEASDLDVGLPDGCDDETYAQALQGALDTLFARFAPDLLIYLAGADPHEGDRLGRLKLTLAGLARRDCLVFDAALERGLPIAVTMAGGYGNQIENTVAVHAQTIALAAQYHERYARRGKPDAAGAGAILPTGDMEKAQR, from the coding sequence ATGCTCGCTTTTTACGCCGATCATTTTGTCCTGCCCCTGCCTGAGGGCCACCGCTTCCCGATGCGCAAGTACAGCATGTTGAGGGAGACGGTCGAGCGCGATGTGCCGGGGCTGGTGCTGGTCGAGGCGCCGCGGGCCGGGGACGATGCCTTGCTGCTGGCGCACACGCCTGCATATGTCGCGAGCGTCTCCCGGGGCGAACTGGACCCGGCGCGCCAGCGCGAGATCGGCTTTCCCTGGTCGGACGCCATGGTCGAGCGCTCGCGACGCTCCGCTGGTGCCACCATCGAGGCCTGCCGCGTAGCGCTGCGTGAGGGCATCTCGGTCAACCTGGCGGGTGGCACGCACCATGCCTATGCCGATAAGGGCGGTGGCTTCTGCGTCTTCAACGATGCGGCCATCTCCGCGCGCCAATTGCGTGGCGATGGCCGGGTGGTGCGCGTGGCCGTGGTCGACCTCGACGTGCACCAGGGCAACGGCACCGCCTCCATCCTGCGTGACGATCCCTTCGTCTTCACGCTGTCCCTGCATGGCGAGAAAAACTATCCCTTCCGTAAGGAGGCCAGCGATCTCGACGTAGGCCTGCCCGACGGCTGCGACGACGAGACTTACGCCCAAGCGCTGCAGGGCGCACTCGATACGCTGTTCGCGCGTTTCGCTCCCGACCTGCTCATTTATCTAGCCGGGGCCGATCCGCATGAGGGCGACCGGCTTGGACGCCTGAAACTGACGCTGGCCGGCCTGGCCCGGCGGGACTGCCTGGTGTTCGACGCGGCCCTGGAACGCGGCCTGCCCATTGCCGTGACCATGGCCGGCGGCTACGGCAACCAGATCGAGAACACCGTCGCGGTGCATGCGCAGACCATCGCGCTTGCCGCGCAATATCACGAACGCTATGCCCGGCGCGGCAAGCCGGACGCAGCGGGTGCAGGTGCGATCCTGCCCACCGGCGATATGGAGAAGGCACAACGATGA
- a CDS encoding DMT family transporter, whose translation MSATSQAHAARGTLWMAAMPWLFVVIWSTGFIVAKYGMPHAEPMTFLFLRFVGVLVLMVPFVLMARVPLPQRAGATDWRMVGHIALAGLFLQAGYLGGVWAAVKLGMPAGVSALIVGMQPILTALAASRMGETIGRRQWLGLLLGILGVGLVVANKLSASGLSAPSLLLALGALFSITFGTLYQKRHCPMFDLRMGSVIQFAAAALACLPFMFLTETRHVEWNAEMVGALAWSVVALSIGAISLLFLLIRQGAATKVSSLMYLTPPTTAAMAWLLFGESFPPLAALGMALAAGGVALVIRR comes from the coding sequence ATGAGTGCAACCAGCCAGGCCCACGCAGCGCGCGGCACCTTGTGGATGGCTGCCATGCCGTGGCTGTTCGTCGTGATCTGGAGCACGGGATTCATCGTCGCCAAGTACGGCATGCCGCACGCGGAGCCGATGACCTTCTTGTTTCTGCGCTTTGTCGGCGTGCTGGTGCTGATGGTGCCCTTCGTGTTGATGGCGCGCGTCCCGCTGCCGCAGCGCGCCGGGGCGACCGACTGGCGCATGGTCGGGCACATCGCGCTGGCAGGGCTGTTCCTGCAGGCGGGCTACCTGGGTGGCGTGTGGGCAGCGGTCAAGCTCGGCATGCCGGCGGGCGTCTCCGCACTGATCGTCGGCATGCAGCCGATCCTGACTGCACTCGCGGCCTCGCGCATGGGCGAGACCATCGGGCGGCGCCAGTGGCTGGGGCTGCTGCTCGGCATCCTTGGCGTGGGCCTGGTGGTGGCAAACAAACTGTCGGCCAGCGGGCTGTCCGCACCAAGCCTGCTGCTGGCGCTGGGCGCCTTGTTTTCGATCACCTTCGGCACGCTGTACCAGAAACGCCATTGCCCGATGTTCGACCTGCGCATGGGCTCGGTGATCCAGTTCGCGGCGGCGGCGCTGGCCTGCCTGCCGTTCATGTTCCTGACCGAAACCCGTCACGTTGAGTGGAATGCCGAGATGGTTGGCGCGCTCGCCTGGTCGGTGGTCGCGTTGTCCATCGGGGCCATCTCGCTGCTGTTCCTGTTGATCCGACAAGGCGCGGCCACCAAGGTATCCAGCCTCATGTATCTCACCCCGCCGACCACTGCCGCCATGGCGTGGCTGTTGTTCGGCGAGAGCTTCCCGCCGCTGGCCGCGCTTGGCATGGCCCTGGCCGCCGGTGGCGTTGCACTGGTGATCCGCCGCTAA
- a CDS encoding acyl-CoA thioesterase — translation MKPTADTRSAYRHFQPITTRWMDNDVYGHVNNVIYYSYFDTVVNTYLIREGVLDIESGDTIGLVIETQCNYFAALSFPDTVVAGLRVARLGNSSVRYEVGLFRNDEDVAAAQGHFVHVYVDRATRRPVPLPPALRDALQALVCEPADAGA, via the coding sequence ATGAAACCGACCGCAGATACCCGCAGCGCCTATCGTCATTTCCAGCCCATCACCACGCGCTGGATGGATAACGACGTCTATGGCCACGTCAACAACGTCATCTACTACAGTTATTTCGATACCGTGGTGAACACCTACCTGATCCGGGAGGGCGTGCTGGATATCGAGTCCGGCGACACCATCGGGCTGGTGATCGAGACACAATGCAATTATTTTGCCGCGCTGAGTTTTCCCGACACGGTGGTGGCGGGGCTGCGCGTGGCGCGGCTGGGCAATTCGAGCGTGCGCTACGAAGTGGGCCTGTTCCGCAACGACGAAGACGTAGCTGCGGCGCAGGGCCATTTTGTTCACGTCTATGTGGATCGCGCCACGCGCCGCCCGGTGCCGCTGCCGCCCGCACTGCGCGATGCGCTGCAGGCCCTGGTGTGCGAGCCCGCGGATGCCGGTGCATGA
- a CDS encoding nitroreductase, translating into MDSLQKRSVALIDQAIITRRSVRAFLDTPVPRDVVNEILAVASRAPSGTNAQPWRVYVLTGDAKVKLSADVLAAYDDPQRDSKYREEYPYYPREWVAPYIDRRRKVGWDLYSLLQISREDKARMHAQHARNFTFFGAPVGMIFTIDRILELGSWLDYGMFLQSIMVAARARGLDTCPQAAFTQFHAVISNHLRLPADEMVVCGMALGHADPAAIENTLSTEREPVSGFARFLS; encoded by the coding sequence ATGGATTCGCTGCAGAAACGGAGCGTCGCCCTGATCGATCAGGCCATCATCACCCGCCGCTCGGTGCGCGCGTTTCTCGATACGCCGGTGCCGCGCGATGTGGTCAACGAGATCCTGGCCGTGGCCAGCCGGGCGCCGTCGGGCACCAACGCCCAGCCATGGCGGGTCTATGTCCTGACTGGCGATGCCAAGGTGAAGCTGTCGGCCGACGTGCTGGCCGCTTACGACGATCCGCAGCGCGACAGCAAGTATCGCGAGGAGTATCCCTACTATCCACGCGAGTGGGTGGCGCCGTACATTGACCGCCGCCGCAAGGTAGGTTGGGACCTGTACAGCCTGCTGCAGATCAGCCGCGAGGACAAGGCGCGCATGCATGCGCAGCACGCGCGCAACTTCACGTTCTTCGGCGCCCCGGTGGGCATGATCTTCACGATCGACCGCATCCTGGAACTGGGCAGCTGGCTGGACTATGGCATGTTCCTGCAAAGCATCATGGTGGCGGCGCGGGCGCGCGGGCTGGATACCTGTCCGCAGGCGGCGTTCACCCAGTTCCACGCGGTCATCAGCAATCACCTGCGCCTGCCGGCGGATGAAATGGTGGTGTGCGGTATGGCCCTGGGCCATGCCGACCCCGCCGCCATAGAGAATACCCTTAGTACCGAGCGTGAACCGGTAAGCGGGTTCGCGCGTTTCTTATCTTAA